The DNA segment TTGTATAAAAACAAATGATAATTTTAAGGCTATTCTAATCTAGAGCCTAAATTATTATTCATGCAAACAATAAACTATAGATATTTAGGCTTCGAATTATGAAAGAACTCATAGATTTTTTACTCGTCGGCGGAGGTCTTGCAAGCGCCTCGGCCGCCGAGACGTTGAGAAAAATGGGTGTAAACGGCAAAATATCCATAATTTCATCGGAAAATTACATACCCTATCACAGACCGCCTCTTACTAAAAGCTTCCTATTAGAAGATATCGGAATTGAAAAGCTCTATATAAGCAAAGAAGACTTTTACAAGAAGAACGATATCGACCTTGTGCTAAACACAAGAGCGTTGTATTTGGATGCTGCCAATAAGATTGTTAAGACCGATAAAGCCGGTGAATTCAAATTCGGCAAACTACTTTTAGCAACCGGGGCCAGAATTAAAAAGTTGAATATAAATGGAGCCGGATTAAAGGGCGTCCATTATATGAGAACCATAGATGATGCGATAGGTATCAAAGCGTCTATGAAGTCATCCAAAAAGGCTGTAATAATGGGGTCTAGTTTTATTGGCATGGAGCTGGCATCTGCTTTTACAAAATCCGGCATAAAAACAACGGTTATTACAACTGAAAAATTACCTTTCAGTAAACTAGATTCACCTGAGGTGTCTAAATTTTTTAACGAGTACTACTCAGAACACGGCGTGGAATTTATATTTGAGGATACGATTACTAAGATTAACGGAAGAACAAAAGTAAAAAGTGTCGAGACAAGCGGCGGACATAAGATTAACTGTGATATGCTGGCCATCGGCATCGGAGTCACGCCCAACATAGATTTTCTTGACCAAAGCGGGATTGAAATCGAAAACGGTGTTCTCGTCAATGAATTTATGGAAACAAACATACCCGGGATATATGCAGCCGGTGATGTCGCAAATTCATATGATACTGTTTTCGAACATTATAGAAGAATAGAACACTGGGACAACGCAATAAAGCAGGGCAGAATCGCAGCTAAAAATATGGCGGGTGAACGGACACAGTTTCGTCAGGTCTCTTATTTTTTCTCTGACGTATTCGACTTATCTTTTAATTTTATAGGATGCACAAATCAGGTTAATGAAAGAATAATGAGAGGTTCTGTTAAAGATAAATCATTTTCCATTCTATACTTAAAAGATAACGTATTAAAAGCTTCCTTTATACTTGGCCGAACGAATTCCGAACAAAAAATTTTAGGTTCACTGATAGAAAATAAGGTGGATCTAACTAACTACAGAAAAAGACTGAAGGACGGATCATTCGATTTAAGCCAAATACCACTTCAAAATGTACTGCTTTTACAAGGCGGGGGTGCTTTGGGGGCATTTGAATGCGGTGTTGTAAAAGCAATGGAGGAGGAGGGGATATACCCCGACGTAGTATCGGGCATATCCATAGGTGCCTTTAATGCCGCGATAATTGCTGGAAATCCGAAAAATGCAACAACTAAGCTTGAAGCGTTCTGGAAAGAGATTTCATTCAATACTCCATATTTTCCAGAAGAGCATATGAGGAGGATGGTATCATCTATGTATTCGTTAATATTCGGTTCTCCTAAGTTTTTCAAGCCAAGATGGTTAAACCTGCCATTTCTTCCTGCTGATCTGCCGTTTAAATGGACTAGTTTTTACGATCCCGAACCCGCAAAAAAACTGCTTAGAAAGTATGTCGATTTTGATAATCTGAGAATGAGCCCGGTAAGATTGTTGGTAAGTGCAGTAAATGTCGAAACGGCTGAATTTGAAACTTTTGACAGTTATTTAGAAGATATAACGCCTGACCATATCATTGCAAGCGGGAGCCTGCCACCGGGACTGCCCTGGACTACGATCAACGGGAATCACTACTGGGATGGAGGAATTGTTAGCAATTCTCCTCTATATGCATATATGGAGAAATTCGGACTCTCGGGGAAAAAGATATACCTGGTCAACTTGTATAAGAAAAAGAGCAATTTGCCGGAGAATATTGTGGATGTTATGTCCAGGAAAGACGAGATATTTTATTCGGAAAAAATCAGAAAAGAAATCCGGCTTACGGAAAAAATAGACGAATACAAAAAATTGATAAAGGAATTAACAGGTCTCCTTACTAATGAACAGCAAGAAAAAATAAAATCGAGACCTTTATATATAGAAACGATGAATAAAACAGGCCCCATCTCAATAACAAGGTTTGAGCGGGAAGATGAGAAATCCGAACCCCCTTCAAAAGATTACGATTTTTCCCGGAGATCTGTATTGATAAATATGGGAAAGGGCTACTCAACAGCTAAAAAGTTATTCAAAAAGTCTAAAACAGCAAATAATAAAATTGGTACATTCTAAGAGGAGGTATTAATGAGAACCGAAGATGTGAAAAAGCAATACACAATACCTGTTGAAGGCGCCTCATATCCGAAAGGCCCTTACCATTTCGCAGACAGGGAGTTCCTCATAGTGAAATTCGAGACGGACATTAAAGCCATAAGGGCTGTAGTCCCCGAGCCGCTTGAGGTTTCAGAATCTGTAGCGAGTTTTGAGGTTATTCATATGCCGGATTCATCGGGGTTTGGTAGTTACACTGAATCTGGAATTACGGTGCCTGTGAAGTATAACGGCGATGACGCGACATTTATTGTTAATATGTTTTTAAATGATCACCCACCTATAGCTGCTGGAAGAGAAATCTGGGGCTTTCCTAAAAAATGGGGTGAGCCCAATCTAAGGGTCGTGCGTGATCAGGTTGTCGGAACTCTTGATTACAGCGGAGTAAGGGTCGCCACGGCCACAATGGCTTATAAATACGAACAGATGGATTCGGAGAAAGTTAAAGAAGGCCTAGGAGCTTACAATTACAATCTGAAAGTCATTCCATCAGTAGACGGTTCTGTTGCCATCTCACAGCTAATAAGATATAAGATGGAAGATATCGATATTAAGTGGGCTTGGAAGGGACCAGCCGCGCTCGATATAAGACCATGCGCATTGGCACCTATATATAAATTTCCGGTTATTTCTATCATAGAGGGCTATCATGTACTAACCGACTTAACACTGCCTTACGGGGAAGTTGTCTATGATTATCTTAGTGACTGATTAAATCAAAAAGGAGAAGAATATGAAACTAAAAGATAAAGTTTGCCTGGTTACGGGCGGCGGAAGCGGTATTGGGCTCTCGATCTGCGAGAGATTTGCTGAAGAAGGGGGAAAAATTGTAATTGTCGATTTGGATAATGAAAACGGAAATAAATCTGAAAAAAGTCTTATTGGGAAAGGAGCAGAGGCCTTATTTGTTAAAACCGATGTTTCTAAGAGCGATCAATGTAAGAATGCGGTCGATCTAGCAGTGAACAAGTTCGGTACAGTCGATGTCTTGGTGAACAATGCGGGGCTTCAGTTCGTATCACCAATTGTTGAATTTCCCGAAGAAAAGTGGAATCTCCTGATTAATGTAATGTTAAGTGGAACATTTTACTTTACGAAGTATACGCTTCCTTATATGATAAAACAG comes from the Deltaproteobacteria bacterium genome and includes:
- a CDS encoding FAD-dependent oxidoreductase, with the protein product MKELIDFLLVGGGLASASAAETLRKMGVNGKISIISSENYIPYHRPPLTKSFLLEDIGIEKLYISKEDFYKKNDIDLVLNTRALYLDAANKIVKTDKAGEFKFGKLLLATGARIKKLNINGAGLKGVHYMRTIDDAIGIKASMKSSKKAVIMGSSFIGMELASAFTKSGIKTTVITTEKLPFSKLDSPEVSKFFNEYYSEHGVEFIFEDTITKINGRTKVKSVETSGGHKINCDMLAIGIGVTPNIDFLDQSGIEIENGVLVNEFMETNIPGIYAAGDVANSYDTVFEHYRRIEHWDNAIKQGRIAAKNMAGERTQFRQVSYFFSDVFDLSFNFIGCTNQVNERIMRGSVKDKSFSILYLKDNVLKASFILGRTNSEQKILGSLIENKVDLTNYRKRLKDGSFDLSQIPLQNVLLLQGGGALGAFECGVVKAMEEEGIYPDVVSGISIGAFNAAIIAGNPKNATTKLEAFWKEISFNTPYFPEEHMRRMVSSMYSLIFGSPKFFKPRWLNLPFLPADLPFKWTSFYDPEPAKKLLRKYVDFDNLRMSPVRLLVSAVNVETAEFETFDSYLEDITPDHIIASGSLPPGLPWTTINGNHYWDGGIVSNSPLYAYMEKFGLSGKKIYLVNLYKKKSNLPENIVDVMSRKDEIFYSEKIRKEIRLTEKIDEYKKLIKELTGLLTNEQQEKIKSRPLYIETMNKTGPISITRFEREDEKSEPPSKDYDFSRRSVLINMGKGYSTAKKLFKKSKTANNKIGTF
- a CDS encoding acetoacetate decarboxylase; this translates as MRTEDVKKQYTIPVEGASYPKGPYHFADREFLIVKFETDIKAIRAVVPEPLEVSESVASFEVIHMPDSSGFGSYTESGITVPVKYNGDDATFIVNMFLNDHPPIAAGREIWGFPKKWGEPNLRVVRDQVVGTLDYSGVRVATATMAYKYEQMDSEKVKEGLGAYNYNLKVIPSVDGSVAISQLIRYKMEDIDIKWAWKGPAALDIRPCALAPIYKFPVISIIEGYHVLTDLTLPYGEVVYDYLSD
- a CDS encoding 3-hydroxybutyrate dehydrogenase; protein product: MKLKDKVCLVTGGGSGIGLSICERFAEEGGKIVIVDLDNENGNKSEKSLIGKGAEALFVKTDVSKSDQCKNAVDLAVNKFGTVDVLVNNAGLQFVSPIVEFPEEKWNLLINVMLSGTFYFTKYTLPYMIKQKSGRIINMSSIHGLIGVEYKSAYVTAKHGLIGLTKVTAIETAGHGITANAICPTFVRTPLVEKQIDDQAKSHGIPREEVLEKVILAEAPMKRMLEPEEVAELAVYLTSDLAKNLSGAALPIDETWTAR